A window of Halodesulfovibrio sp. genomic DNA:
TCACTTCTTTAAATTTCTTTTCTGCTTCGTCATCATTGGGGTTCAAATCAGGATGGTATTTTCGTGCAAGCTTTTTGAACGCACGAGAAATCTCATCTTTCTCTGCGGTCTTGGAAACACCTAAAATTTTATAATAATCTTTATATTCAACAGACATGATCACCCCTATCTATGTAAAATACGTATTTTTTTGACTATCAAATTCGATATGGGCGCCGTGCACACCGGTTTAGTATTACCCAAAGCCAGTACGGGGACTCTTATATTTTCCCACGGCGCAATCGATACATAAGAATGCTGCGGTTATTCTTTTTCAAAAAACCACAGCTACTTTTCATATGCTGAACAGACACATACAACACTACAATAGGTTCAAGATCGTTTGAGTCAACCCTGCCCTATTGTAATATTGATAATAAAAAACAGCACATTGCCCTGCAAAATACTCAGGGCAATGTGCCTGTTAAATCTAACTTATTTATTTTTATACAAAAGATTGCGATATGCTTCTACTATTGTACGCGCAAGGGGTCTAGCCAGCGATTGCTTCTTACAAAGGAGATTTTTTGCTGATAGCACAGTAGGGAGAAAAAGGTGGCAGTATCACACGATTACAAGGTAGCAACACACCCTATCTACAAATTGTGCGCGCGGCAGCAATAAAACTGTCCACTTCCTGCTCTGTGGTATCAAAAGAGCAAACAAGGCGTACTTCGTGCGTAAGTTCATCCCATTCATAAAATGCAAATTGCTTGTGCATCTCATCCTGATGCTCTGGCTGCATGAGCACAAACACTTCGTTTGCTTCAACCTCATTGCAGACAGTCAAGCCAGAAACACCAGCTAACCCTTCTGCAAGACGTTTTGCCATTGCGTTAGAATGGCTTGCCATTTCAAGCCAAAGACCATCACGCAGCAGCTCTGTAAATTGACAGGATGCAAAGCGCATTTTTGAAAGCAATTGAAGATTTTGCTTACGAAGATATTCAAATCCTTCTGAAAGCGTAGAGTCGAAAAAGACCACCGCTTCGCCAAACATCATACCGTTCTTTGTGCCGCCAAACGAAAGCACATCGACTCCGGCATCTCGTGTAAACGACGCAACATCCACACCTAACGCAGCCGTTGCATTCGCAATTCGAGCGCCGTCCATATGCAGGTACATGTCATTTTCATGCGCAAAGTCGCCCAACGCTTTGACCTCTTGCGGCGTATACACAGCACCATATTCTGTGGACTGTGTGATCGAAATAACTTTAGGCTGACTGTGATGAACAACACCTTTCGCTAAAAGAAATGGCTCAACATCTTCAGGCGTCAGCTTACCGTCTTTACAATCCACCGTAAGCAATTTACTGCCCAGCACATTCTCTGGAGCACCTGTTTCATCAACATTGATATGTGCTATCGTTGAGCAAATCACCGCATGGTACGGCTTCATAATCGAAGACAAACCAAGCACATTTGCACCAGTTCCGTTAATCATTATATAAGACGCAATATCGTCGCCAAATATTTTTTTAAACGCAGCGTCAGCTGCAGCTGTATATGGGTCATCCCCGTAAGAGCTAACACAGCCAGTATTTGCAGCGGCTAACGCCTGCATAACACGCGGGTGCACACCAGAATAGTTGTCACTGGCAAAATTAATCATGATCTAGTCCTTTTGCTACCAAACATAAAAACAGCCGCTCAAAAAGCAGCTGTTCGTTACGATACAATTTCAATAAAAAACAAGTTATAATGACGAATACAACGTAAGCGTTTTTTCTAAAAATTTCTGACCGGATAATGCAGCAATTTCATGCTGCTGTGATGCACTAATGCGTTTAAGATACACTTCGTCTTTGGCTGCGCGCTCGATAGCTGCCGCCAATGCATCAACATCTCCAGCAGTGAACATGGCTTCTTCATCCATAAAATCGGGCATTACACCTACACCTGTCGAAATGAGAGGACGCTGGCACGCCATTATTTCAAAAGCAGCACGGGCAATTGTTTCTGACCACTTTGATGCAATAACGCCTAAGTCCATTGCGGATATGGCTGCTGCAACATCATCAACCTTTCCTGTGATGCAGCAGACTTCTTGCAGATTATTCGCTGCAATCCAAGATTCAACTTCTTTTTGCGATGTCGCAGAGTCAAAGCCTAGAAGCATCAACCGCAAGTGTTTCATTCCCTTTGCATGATACAACTCAGCAACGGCTTCAATCAACTCTTTTTGCCCTTTAACTTCATCAAAACGCCCAAGCATGGCGACAACAAAGTTTGTATCATCATATCCCAGCTGCTTTCTAAAATCGTCCCGCCCTTCTTTGGTGAAAATAAACGTATCCGTATCCACTCCACCAAGAATGGTTGATACTTTGTGCGCTGGAACATTCAGTTTGGAAGTAAAATGGTTCGCCATAACACTGTTTGTGGCAACTACAGCGTCAGCAACATTTGTATGCAACCACCTGTTGGGCAAATTATTCTTCGGTAAGCGTTGGTCACCCCTTGTGCGAACCAGCTTGAACGATTCAAGATACTTACGCAACAAACCCCACAGAATAAAACCTTCACCACGATGACAATTAACGATATCTGGAGCAAACTCAGCAATCAGCTTGTGAAGCTGGGCATACGCTCGCATCAGCTTTATCGGATTCGAAGAGTTCAAATCGAAGTGCAGCGGAGTAAAGCCCCACTCTTTTGCTTTTCGATCCGCATCGGTATCCGGTTCTGTTATAACAAGAGTTTCATGACCTGCTTCACGCAAAAGGCGGGCTAAGTACAACCCGTACCATGCAGTTGCATTGAACCAGCGTACGTTAATTATCTGTATTGTTTTCATCTATGGACTCGTACCAACAGCTCCGCTCGGAAGATAAAAGCTGCCTTATATGTAATTAATAAAGAGAATTGTGCTAAAACAAATCGATTGTCACAGGGCAACAATACGCAATCTACCAAACTATAACACCTTGTTTTTACCAGCTTGAAAAACATGGCATGGTATGATGCTTTTGTTTTGAAAACACCGCAGAGCACCACTCCCAAAACTGCCAGCTGCAATTGTAAAGCCCCACAAATGCCATTGCGTATGCCACTGCGTCAATACACCGTAACTATGTATTTTATGTTGTCATTATACGAGAAAATTGTAAAATTCTGTTGTAAAATACCTTGAGTAGACTCATTTCAAAAAACAGGCTACCACACGGGCAGACTATACACATTAACTTTTTCCGCACGCAGGCGGCCAGAACGTATATGACACAAACATTAGTGACAAAGACTTTAGACTTTGATGACATTCAACTTGCGAACGAGCTTTTTGGTCCGCAAAACAAAAACCTCACAATTATTTCAAAAGAAAGCGGCGTCGATCTGGACACCAGAGGCACCGCCCTGCATGCAAGCTCAGCCGATGAGGGAGCATTGCACACTGTTCTAAATCTGATCACACAGCTATACGGTCTGCTCAAATCCGGCAATCCAATATACGCGAAGGATATCACATACGCTTACGGCATGCTCTTGCGTGAACCGGGCGTTGATTTGCAGAAGCTTTTCAAAGATTCAGTCTTTGTGGTTTCTCCTAAAAAAACTATCGCGCCTAAGACATTAAGCCAGCGTGACTACGTAGCTGCATTGCGTAAAAACGAAATGGTTTTTGCCATTGGACCAGCCGGAACCGGTAAAACATATCTTGCTGTTGCGATGGCATTATCAATGCTTCTCACTAAGAAAGTGAAAAAAATCATCCTGACAAGACCGGCTGTTGAGGCGGGTGAGAAATTAGGATTTCTCCCCGGTGATCTTGTGGAAAAAGTTGATCCATATTTGCGTCCTCTCTACGATGCCCTGCATGACATGCTGGATTCTGAAAAAGTATCCCACATGATCGAAACCGGAATAATTGAGATAGCTCCGTTAGCTTTTATGCGTGGACGCACCTTGAATAACGCATTCGTTATATTGGATGAAGCGCAAAATACTACCCCTGAGCAGATGAAAATGTTTTTAACACGTATGGGTTACGGTTCCCGCATGGTAGTTACTGGCGATGTTACCCAGATTGATTTACCTGTATGTGGACAGGGGCGTGCCCCGCGTTCTGGTCTTATTGAGACACAAAGAGTGTTGTCCAACATAGAGGGAATCCGTTTTCTACACTTCCATCAGGATGATGTTGTCCGTCATCCTTTAGTTGCAAAAGTTGTTAATGCGTATGAGCGCTATACAGCAGAACTGACAAACAAAGAATAACCGAGCAGGCTATGACTTCTAAAAGTAAAGCACGCAGTTCAGGGCAAAAAGGAACTACGAAAAAACGCCATTGCAGATCAGCTTATCCACGATTGGGCATTTTCGTTTTTCTTACTGCACTGATCGGACTTGCAATTCTTAGCGGAACAAACTTGCGTCCGCCTCTGCCACTCTACGTTGCAGGCGAAGTTGCAGCGCAGGATGTGCTTGCCACACAGAACTTACTCTTTGAAGACACCAGTTCAACACTTGCTAAACGTAAGCAGGTTGCCGCACTGCAACCACCAATCTATGATCTTGACCGCTCCCCTATTTCAAAGATTCAAGATAAATTCCGACTCATTTTCGACTTGATTAACTCACCTATTGCTTCTGCAAGTGAAGAAGATTCTATCCGCTGGCAAATTGAAGAGATCCTTAACGTTGAAGTCTCTCGTAAGACTTTCAGCCACTGGAAAGAAGAACGGTTCCAGAGTATTTTCTACACGCAAGCACTTCCATATCTTATCGACAAGTTGAACAAAGGGATTGTGGCAGACAGTACATTGATGTTGCAAAATAGAAACGGATATCTCATCCGTGACCTTGCACATAACAATGAAACGCTTCACTCTGTTTCGTTCAAATTGGGTGATCTTGCGTCTATAAAAAAAGGTCTTGTTAAGGAGCTACGGAAAAAGGGAAAAGCACCGCTCCGTACACGTAATGCGGTCTTATCTCTTGTTTCACCAGTGCTCACTCCGACAATCACTCCAAACAGAGTTGAAACACAGCAGCGAGAGCAGCTGGCAGTCGAGTCAATTGACCCTGTATATTACAGTATCAAAAAAGGTGAGAGCATCGTTCGCAAAGGCGAACGAGTCACGCTACCGATCCAAATTAAACTGCAAGCGCTGTTAGCGCATAAAAACCAACGCTTCTTCCCGTATCAAATGCTTGGGGTGTTTATGACAACCCTGTTGCTCGGTGCAGGACTTGCGTTTGAGCGCAGTGGACGCAGGCTAAGCTCGTTGCGTAATGAAGATTTGTTCTTCACCACGCTCGTTATCATCCTTTTTGCGGGTGGTGCTAAAGCGTTCACACTCCTTCAGGGACACTTTGATGGGACGCAGCAGGCTGTTGCCATGCTTCCTATCTTATATCCAGTTGCAGGTGCACTAGGGCTTTCTGGACTTATATTCGGCATCAGACGTTGTAGCGTCATTTCGCTTATTATCAGCTTCCTTTGCACTGTCATGCTAGGCGGAACAATTGAAATGTTCCTCTTCTATTTTATTGGCAGCATGCTTAATGTATGGCTGGTTCAACACGCAGAAAGCCGTAAAGACATTGCTCTTAGCGGACTTCCTCTCATGGGCGGGCTGGTAATTACGTGGCTTGGCTTAGCGTTGTATCAACAGTTGGACATGCCTGACATCATTGTTGGAGCAACCTTTGCGGCAGCAAACGGTATTATATCGTTGCTAGTTGTGTTTGCGTTAAGCCCTATTATTGAACTTGTCTTCAACTACACAACCCGCTTTAAGCTAATGGAGTTGATGAACCTTGAGCAGCCATTGCTTCAGGAACTTATGATGAACGCCCCCGGCACCTATCATCATTCACTTATTCTCTCCAACCTTGTTGAAGCTGGTGCAAAGTCCATTGGTGCAAACAGCCTGCTCTGTAAAGTCGCAGCGCTGTACCATGACATTGGTAAACTTATAAAGCCTCAGTACTTCATTGAAAATCAGGGACGTGCAAAAAATCCTCATGACAAATTAACGCCAGCCATGAGTACCCTTATTCTTATTTCGCACGTAAAAAAAGGTGTTGAGCTTGCTCGCAAGTATCGCCTTGGACACGAGATCGAAGATATTATTCAACAGCATCATGGCACATCTGTTATCCGCTATTTCTATACAAAAGCAGCTGAACAGGATGATAGCCTATGCAAAGATGACTTCCGTTACCCGGGTCCAAAACCTAAAAGCCGAGAAGCCGCAATTGTTATGCTTGCTGATGCAGTTGAAGCTTCGAGTCGTGTTCTTGCTGACCCGACGCCAAGCCGCTTGAAGGGGCATATTGACACCATCATCAAAGGAATCTTCTCTGAAGGACAACTGGACGATTCCGAACTTACTTTTGCCGACTTAACCAAAGTCGGGGAGAGCTTCCACCGAGTTCTTACCGGTATTTTCCACCGAAGAATTGAGTACCCTGAAGAACAGCGTGCGGGGTGCATCAAGAACCATGAAGAAAAAAACGGTAACGGCGATAAACCTAAAAACGGTCCTGCTCCAGAAGCAGCATAAACTCTATGATTACGATAAAAAAAAGCCAGTCTGTTGACTGGCTTCTTCCCTTTTCGCGCAGTGAATTACGCAATGCAATGGAAGCTATGCTTTCCGCCATCGGACATAGCGGTAAAGACGTTGAAATTAATCTTGTCGATGACGCAACCATTGCAGATTTAAACGCGTCTTTCCTTCAATGTGATGGTCCTACCAACATTCTTTCATTTCCAGCTTCTGACGACGGTAGTACACAAGGCATCGGCTGGTTGGCACTCTCCATGGACACTTTAGAGCGGGAATGCCTTTTATATGGTCAAGAGCGGGCTGAGCATGCCCTACGCCTCATTGCGCACGGCACACTACACCTTGCAGGATACGACCACGGCGAGGAGATGTTCGCGTTAACTGATGTTGCCCTTGATGCCGGAATCGCCACTCTCCATTAATACACTCGTGACGCTCTCGTTGCGAAAAAAATTCCACGAGCACACCTTTATATAGTGCTTTAAGGATACAATAGAGATTATATTCCAAGATAAATCGTATCCTGCGAAGATTACATACTCTATTAATTCTCTAGACATATACCTAAGATACTTAAGTCTAAAGCTAACGCCTTGTAATAAAATTACATGGCGTTTTTTTACTTTCTGAAACTGAAAATTGAAATACTCTCGAACAACTGGGGGACACAGCTTCTACATGCTCTTCATTATATGCATAGTATAGTTTAGTGCACTTACAACTGCTAACTATATACAATTTAATGTAAAAAGAACGTTGCCCGACGTTTTTTTTATTGTATAGTAAAAACTCGCACACTATACTTTTTACATATATGAGCGCAAAATGAAACACTGCATCTACATAATTATCTCACTAGTTGTTATAACCATTGTTAATCAACACCAACGAGAGATATCTACACTAAAAAACTTAGTTGAATCACAGAATCAACTAATTAGTGCTATGCAAATTTCTCAGCGTAATATATCTGTACAAACAAAACTAGCTCTTACAATAGGTCGTAACACACAGCAGTCACTACATGACTCCCGTACTAAACGCATTGTAAAAGTCACTGCATATAGTCCGCGAAAGGCAGAGACCGACTCTACTCCGTTTACAACTGCCTATAACACCAAGGTGCGCCCTGGAATAATTGCAGTATCCCGTGATCTTTTTGCCAAAGGCTGGACATTCGGAAGAAAGGTTTACATCAAGTCTCTGGGAGTATTTACAATAGAAGACTTAATGGCAAAACGTAAAAAAAATCAGATTGATATATTCATTCCAGAAACAACAAAAGCCATCGCATTCGGGCGAAAAAACATGGAAGCACACTTACTTGCGCAGCCAAGAACACAACAAGAAACGTACACCCATCTCTACCGCTCACCTACGCCAGATTTTTTGCTTGCTGCTGATGACTTTTGCAAAAGAAGACCATAAACACAGCTAACTCATCCTAACCACGCCAAACAAAACGCCTCAGAAATGTTTCTGAGGCGTTTTGCCTGTACAACAAGTAGCCACTATTATTAAATACTGTGGTCTACCATATCCTTTTTCAAAATCAATTGCTCGTTGCAATAGGGGCAAACCATGTCTATCACGCGCCCGTCTCCATGGACTGAACGGATTCTGCACCGAAAAACTTTTCGACAATAAGGACATCGGACTTTCTTTTCCATATACATTTTCTCCTGTCTTTCCCCCGCCTCTAGAATATAAAGGAATACTCACAGATGCAACTGTAAAACACTAGAACACTTGCTAGATTAGCAAAACGCTCGCTCTGCAAGGCTTTCTGTAATTGCGTCAACCTTGACCTTATGCACCTCAAGAACTAAACAAGTCTGGCACTTCATTATTCTTCAACTGCGAGCACTGCATGAAACTTTCTTTCAAAGATAAAAATCTCTTCTTGCTCTTTGGCATCACCCTTTTCGTTGTCATGGGTGTTTCAAGCATCCTTCCTGTTCTGCCAAGCGCTGGACGTTCTTTACACATCCCAATGTCAGAAATCGGCTTACTCCTCACAAGCTTTACTTTTCCGGGAATTTTTCTCACGCCTCTTGCAGGTATCCTTGCTGATAGATACGGCAGAAAGGCTGTCCTTATCCCGGCACTCGTACTTTTTGGACTTGCAGGATTCTCGTGTTCGCTCACAACAAATTACCAAACCATTCTTTTTTTACGTGTGCTGCAAGGCATCGGCGCAGCGCCAATCAGCCTTTTATACACCACCATCACAGGCGATCTGTACACGGGCAGAGAACGCCTTAAAATAATGGGCTACAACGCAACTGTTTTAAGCCTCGGCACAGCGCTTTTTCCTTTCATCGGCGGTGTCCTTGGTGAACTGGGCTGGCAGTATCCATTTATGTTGCCTATTCTGGCTCTGCCGCTTGCCCTACTCTGCGCTTTGCACCTTGACCTGCCGAACCCGAAATCCACTGAAACAATTTCTGGCTACTTCAAAAAAACTGCGCACATCATTTCATCACGAAAAGCACTTGTCCTTTTCGGAATGACACTCTGCACGTTCGCTATTTTGTACGGTCCAATTATCACATATGTGCCAATTCTTGCTGATAATGCGTTCAATGCCAGCCCATCCCGTATTGGTCTTTTGTTTGGCGTTTCTTCATTGTTCACTGGAGTTGCAGCTTCGCAACTTGGGCGCTTACGCCGTTTTGTATCTGTCCGGACAATGCTATGCTTTGCTGCCGTATTCTTTTTTGCAGCTATGGCAACCATGCCTTTGCCAAAAAGTTTTTGGATGCTTGCCATACCAATCAGCTTCTTCGGCATGGGGCAAGGACTTTCATTCCCTAATTTAGCTGCAAAATTAACTGGAATTGCCTCTATGGAAAAACGCGGGGCAGTGATGGCTGTTAACGGCAGCGTGCTACGTATTGCCCAGACAATCAGTCCTCCGCTCTTTTCAATCCCGTTCGTTTTCAGCGGCGTTTCCGCCGTTTTTTACACTGCGACACTCATAGGCGTTGGCATGTTCTTTCTAGCACTGAACTGTCCACCCGACGAACAGACAGAAAATTAAAAGAAAAAATCCTCTGTAAGCAAGTAACTTACAGAGGATTTTTTTCTTTTATGCCTATTGCTGACTGCTAGCATGCTGGATAATAGCTCTACAAAAGGCTGGAAGATCATCGGGCGCTCGGCTGCTTACCATATTACGGTCGACAACAACTGATTCATTCACCCATTTTGCACCGGCATTTTCCAAGTCATCAATAATTCCACGCGTAGAGGTACAAGTATAGCCTTTAACGATTCCCGCAGAAATAGGTATCCAGCCTGCATGACAAATAAATGCAAGTGTTTTGCCTTGCTCATGCATTTTACGGGTAATTTTTTTTACATCCATATCACGGCGTAATTTATCAGGCGCAAACCCACCGGCAAGAACCAAAATATCAAAATTGTCCGGATTAACATCCGAAAGCAGAACATCTGCCTTCACCGGATATCCATGATATCCTTTGTACGTAGCATTTGTATCCAGACCGGCAAGAACCACAGCCGCGCCCTCTTCAATCAAGCGAAGTTTAGGGTACATGAGCTCAAGATCTTCAAAAAGATCTCCTACGAACATCAGTACTTTTTTTCCATCCAATAAACCCATAACGTGCCTCCTGCTTTGCTATCTACTTTACCATGCAGGAGTAATTATTCTGTTATTAACCTGTGCAACAAAAAAAACGCACAGGGCGTTTGCCCTGTGCGCTTATAATTACATGTGGTGAATAAGGATTATTCAACCCAGTCGAAAGTACGCGTAATAGCTTTCTTCCAACCAGCATATCCTTTTTCACGTTCGTCTTTGCTAAGCTGCGGATCCCATGTTTTGTCGATTGCCCAGTTTGCACGCAGGTCTTCAATGCTAGTCCAGTAACCGACAGCAAGACCAGCTGCGTATGCAGCGCCAAGACAAGTGGTTTCTGTAACCTGAGGACGAACAACAGGTACGCACAGAGAATCAGACTGGAACTGCATGAGCAGTTCGTTCATTACCATACCACCATCAACTTTCAGAGTGCTAAGAGCAACACCGGAGTCTTTGTTCATAGCTTCGATAACGTCACGGGTCTGGTATGCAACAGCTTCGAGACAAGCACGTGCAATGTGACCTTTGTTAGCGAAACGAGTAAGACCTGCGATTACGCCGCGAGCGTCGGAACGCCAGTACGGAGCAAACAAGCCCTGGAAGGCAGGAACAACGTAAACGTCGCCGTTATCTTCCACAGACTTAGCAAGTTCTTCAACTTCAGGTGCAGCGCTGATGAGGTTAAGGTTATCACGCAGCCACTGGATAAGAGCACCAGCGATAGCAATAGAACCTTCCAGACAATATACAGTTTCTTCGTTACCGAATTTGTAACCAACGGTAGTAAGAAGACCCTGTTTAGACTGGATAGGCTTGGTACCGGTATTAAGAAGCATAAAGCAACCAGTACCGTAAGTGTTTTTAGCTTCACCAGTGTCAAAGCAAGCCTGCCCTACAAGTGCAGCCTGCTGGTCACCAAGTGCGCCACAAACTGGTACGCGTGCACCAAGAGGACCATTCTCTTCAGTAGTACCCCAAGTATCATTATCAGAAGAAGATACGATGCGTGGGAGACCTTCTGCAGGGACATCCATGATATCAAGGATTTCTTTATCCCATTCGAGAGTTTCAAGATCCATAAGCATGGTGCGGGAAGCGTTGGATACGTCTGTTACATGTGCGCCGCCTTGTGCGCCGCCAGTAAGGTTCCAGATAATCCAAGTTTCCATGGTACCGATAAGAGCGTCACCATTACGAGCAGCAGCTCTAACGCCAGGTACATTATCCATGATCCATTTCATTTTAGGACCGGAGAAGTAGGTAGCAATAGGAAGCCCAGTTTTTTCGCGGAAGCGATCCTGTCCACCTTCAGCCATCAACTCCTTACAAATCTGGTCAGTACGTGTGCACTGCCAAACAATAGCATTATAGTAAGGTTTACCTGTAGCTTTGTCCCAGATAACAGTAGTTTCACGCTGGTTGGTAATACCGATGGCAGCGATGTCGGAACCTTTCAATCCAGACTTCTGCAAAGCACCTTTAATTACTTCCTGAGTATTCTCCCAAATTTCCATTGGGTTATGCTCTACCCAGCCCGGCTTAGGGAAAATCTGCTCATGCTCTTTTTGATCCATGCCGACAATGCGACCTTTTTTGTCAAAAATAATGAAACGTGAGCTTGTAGTTCCCTGGTCAACAGCGCCAATGTACTTAGCCATAGTGATCCTCCACTTTTAAGGTAAGGCTAACAATAAAACTGAATGAAACTAAACAGTAATGTTACTGCTGGGCAACAAATGCTTCAACAGCACGGAGTGAACTAGCAACCGCAATGCCAGTTCCACATTTCATTCGCATCCAATCCTGATGAGCTAACAGAGAGCCGACAGCGTATACACGCTCATGTACAACTTTTCCATTTTCATCGACTGGGCGGAATGAAGAATCGACCTCTACACCTGCGGAACTTACTTTGTGTCCACGCGGGTCGAGTAGATCGGTACGGTGCCACTCTTCACGGTCAGCAGGCTGCTGTACTGGCAGATCCATCACAGTCTCCACAATGTGATGTCTGTTAGCAAACAGTCCGCCCCCGAGGAAACGTCCGGTAGCAAGCACAACGCCAGTGGCAATCACTTTTTCCGTTGGAGCCTGCACACCGAGAGTCACTTCATAGCGACCATCTTCGAGTGGGGTTACAGAAAATACCCTATGTTGTAGCTTTAAATCAACACCTAAGGTACTAATTCTTCCTTCAAAAAGGCTTTTTAAACGCATACCCGGCACGGAAGCCGGTAAAGTCGGGAGTTCGAAGACTTTTACGCCAAGCTCTTTTTCCATCTCTTCAAGGATTTCACCAGGGGTGTAAATACCAAGAATAGCTGGTACGCCTACAGCTTCCACACCAGAAAGATGCGGTTTAATAAGGTCGTACAAGCTTTCACGAACTTCTTTGATTTCCATAGACTGTGCCATGGTGCCTGTCAAAATAGGCTTCATAGCAGAAGGGTCTGGGAATTCAAGGCGCATTGTTTTAAGGTTAGACCACTTGTCACCAAGAGTAGTCGCAACCTGTTTTGCGCTAAATTCACGAAGTCCTTCAAAATCGATCAGCAACGCAGGTGTGTTGTTTTTAAACGCCTCCACACCTGCCCACATGGTAGCTGGAACAGCCCATGTAGTTTTTTCTGTACCGATAGGGGTAACTACTTTGCTGTTTGCATCTTTCACCATACGGTATTCAAGACCGAACTCGGAAAGGAAATCAAACAGTTCACCATATGCTTTTTCAACATCTTCACGAGACACATGCGCGTAAGGATGATTAGGCATATCAGCAGCAACAGCTGCCATAGCTTCCCAAGGGTTATCCCACAGTTTTTTTTCTGCTACAGGATGAACACCCATTACATCAAACAAGCCGCTGGAGAATACGATTTCGCCGGTACTGCCTGCCTGACAAACAGACACACCGCGCTTTGCCGCATACACAGCAGCGGACATACCGGCAATGCCGGTACCTACTACAAAAAGATCACGTTCAGTGACTGGCAAGTTGCTCATATCACCCTCTAATCCATTTCCAGATTAAGAAGACCGAAGTACAGTGCTTCTTTAAGTTCTGCCTGATTGAACTGAGCATCCCAAAGGATAGGACGCTGTCCCTTCCAACGCTTAGAAAGGAAATCGCGCATGCTGTCTACGCCTGCGTCGCCTTCGAAAAGACCACGGTCG
This region includes:
- a CDS encoding low specificity L-threonine aldolase codes for the protein MINFASDNYSGVHPRVMQALAAANTGCVSSYGDDPYTAAADAAFKKIFGDDIASYIMINGTGANVLGLSSIMKPYHAVICSTIAHINVDETGAPENVLGSKLLTVDCKDGKLTPEDVEPFLLAKGVVHHSQPKVISITQSTEYGAVYTPQEVKALGDFAHENDMYLHMDGARIANATAALGVDVASFTRDAGVDVLSFGGTKNGMMFGEAVVFFDSTLSEGFEYLRKQNLQLLSKMRFASCQFTELLRDGLWLEMASHSNAMAKRLAEGLAGVSGLTVCNEVEANEVFVLMQPEHQDEMHKQFAFYEWDELTHEVRLVCSFDTTEQEVDSFIAAARTICR
- a CDS encoding glycosyltransferase, which gives rise to MKTIQIINVRWFNATAWYGLYLARLLREAGHETLVITEPDTDADRKAKEWGFTPLHFDLNSSNPIKLMRAYAQLHKLIAEFAPDIVNCHRGEGFILWGLLRKYLESFKLVRTRGDQRLPKNNLPNRWLHTNVADAVVATNSVMANHFTSKLNVPAHKVSTILGGVDTDTFIFTKEGRDDFRKQLGYDDTNFVVAMLGRFDEVKGQKELIEAVAELYHAKGMKHLRLMLLGFDSATSQKEVESWIAANNLQEVCCITGKVDDVAAAISAMDLGVIASKWSETIARAAFEIMACQRPLISTGVGVMPDFMDEEAMFTAGDVDALAAAIERAAKDEVYLKRISASQQHEIAALSGQKFLEKTLTLYSSL
- a CDS encoding PhoH family protein, whose protein sequence is MTQTLVTKTLDFDDIQLANELFGPQNKNLTIISKESGVDLDTRGTALHASSADEGALHTVLNLITQLYGLLKSGNPIYAKDITYAYGMLLREPGVDLQKLFKDSVFVVSPKKTIAPKTLSQRDYVAALRKNEMVFAIGPAGTGKTYLAVAMALSMLLTKKVKKIILTRPAVEAGEKLGFLPGDLVEKVDPYLRPLYDALHDMLDSEKVSHMIETGIIEIAPLAFMRGRTLNNAFVILDEAQNTTPEQMKMFLTRMGYGSRMVVTGDVTQIDLPVCGQGRAPRSGLIETQRVLSNIEGIRFLHFHQDDVVRHPLVAKVVNAYERYTAELTNKE
- a CDS encoding HDIG domain-containing metalloprotein, producing MTSKSKARSSGQKGTTKKRHCRSAYPRLGIFVFLTALIGLAILSGTNLRPPLPLYVAGEVAAQDVLATQNLLFEDTSSTLAKRKQVAALQPPIYDLDRSPISKIQDKFRLIFDLINSPIASASEEDSIRWQIEEILNVEVSRKTFSHWKEERFQSIFYTQALPYLIDKLNKGIVADSTLMLQNRNGYLIRDLAHNNETLHSVSFKLGDLASIKKGLVKELRKKGKAPLRTRNAVLSLVSPVLTPTITPNRVETQQREQLAVESIDPVYYSIKKGESIVRKGERVTLPIQIKLQALLAHKNQRFFPYQMLGVFMTTLLLGAGLAFERSGRRLSSLRNEDLFFTTLVIILFAGGAKAFTLLQGHFDGTQQAVAMLPILYPVAGALGLSGLIFGIRRCSVISLIISFLCTVMLGGTIEMFLFYFIGSMLNVWLVQHAESRKDIALSGLPLMGGLVITWLGLALYQQLDMPDIIVGATFAAANGIISLLVVFALSPIIELVFNYTTRFKLMELMNLEQPLLQELMMNAPGTYHHSLILSNLVEAGAKSIGANSLLCKVAALYHDIGKLIKPQYFIENQGRAKNPHDKLTPAMSTLILISHVKKGVELARKYRLGHEIEDIIQQHHGTSVIRYFYTKAAEQDDSLCKDDFRYPGPKPKSREAAIVMLADAVEASSRVLADPTPSRLKGHIDTIIKGIFSEGQLDDSELTFADLTKVGESFHRVLTGIFHRRIEYPEEQRAGCIKNHEEKNGNGDKPKNGPAPEAA
- the ybeY gene encoding rRNA maturation RNase YbeY, whose amino-acid sequence is MITIKKSQSVDWLLPFSRSELRNAMEAMLSAIGHSGKDVEINLVDDATIADLNASFLQCDGPTNILSFPASDDGSTQGIGWLALSMDTLERECLLYGQERAEHALRLIAHGTLHLAGYDHGEEMFALTDVALDAGIATLH
- a CDS encoding 3D domain-containing protein, whose amino-acid sequence is MKHCIYIIISLVVITIVNQHQREISTLKNLVESQNQLISAMQISQRNISVQTKLALTIGRNTQQSLHDSRTKRIVKVTAYSPRKAETDSTPFTTAYNTKVRPGIIAVSRDLFAKGWTFGRKVYIKSLGVFTIEDLMAKRKKNQIDIFIPETTKAIAFGRKNMEAHLLAQPRTQQETYTHLYRSPTPDFLLAADDFCKRRP